From a single Georhizobium profundi genomic region:
- a CDS encoding EAL domain-containing protein — MQNHALSQNIVRQQDGWYAAVYGPFALKSAFQPIFRQIGHGKLRLEAFEGLIRPTKGGHSVSPYGFFASVPPEDGGPVDALCRQLHLLNMGQLDRPTATLFLNFDPRLFNDARTTATEVARLLDLTSQIGLVPRQIVCEITEKKAANRAALVAVVDDFRGCGFRIAVDDYGAEDSDIARIELLKPDIVKFDGDWVLRYMEHAPGVDLLRDTVQRFRANGIATLFEGLEHPWHVDVAIDLKVDLLQGYALAKPDTILGKFNDLFPDQPGASSITEAPRLHEAAAAPVLPEAPSIIAQPPVPQRQVLARKTFGKRGR, encoded by the coding sequence ATGCAGAACCATGCGCTCTCGCAAAATATCGTTCGGCAGCAAGATGGCTGGTACGCTGCCGTCTATGGTCCCTTTGCGCTCAAATCCGCATTCCAGCCGATTTTTCGCCAGATCGGGCACGGCAAACTCCGCCTGGAAGCCTTCGAAGGCCTGATCCGGCCGACCAAGGGCGGCCATAGCGTTTCGCCCTACGGGTTTTTCGCAAGCGTGCCCCCGGAGGATGGCGGGCCTGTCGATGCGCTCTGTCGCCAACTGCATCTTCTGAACATGGGCCAGCTCGATCGACCAACGGCGACGTTGTTCCTCAACTTCGATCCGAGGCTCTTCAACGATGCGCGCACAACCGCAACGGAAGTCGCGCGCCTCCTGGATCTCACCTCGCAGATCGGCCTGGTACCGCGGCAGATCGTCTGCGAGATCACCGAAAAGAAGGCTGCCAATCGCGCCGCGCTCGTCGCCGTCGTAGACGATTTCCGTGGATGCGGTTTCCGCATCGCGGTCGACGACTATGGCGCGGAAGATTCCGACATCGCGCGCATCGAACTGCTCAAGCCCGACATCGTGAAATTCGACGGGGATTGGGTGCTGCGCTATATGGAACATGCACCCGGTGTAGACCTGCTGCGGGACACGGTGCAGCGGTTCCGGGCAAACGGCATCGCGACATTGTTCGAGGGACTGGAGCATCCATGGCATGTAGATGTCGCGATCGACTTGAAGGTGGATCTGCTGCAGGGCTACGCGCTGGCGAAGCCGGACACGATCCTCGGCAAGTTCAACGATCTCTTCCCCGATCAACCGGGCGCCTCATCAATAACCGAGGCACCGCGGCTTCACGAGGCAGCAGCGGCTCCCGTGCTACCGGAAGCGCCGTCGATCATCGCTCAGCCACCCGTCCCGCAGCGGCAGGTCCTCGCCCGAAAGACCTTCGGCAAGCGTGGCCGCTGA
- a CDS encoding pyridoxal phosphate-dependent aminotransferase — MAFLADALSRVKPSATIAVSQKARELKAQGRDVIGLGAGEPDFDTPDNIKNAAIAAINRGETKYTPVSGIPELRKAIADKFKRENGLDYDPSQTIVGTGGKQILFNAFMATMNPGDEVVIPAPYWVSYPEMVAICGGTPVFVETTIDNSFKLTPEALDKAITPKTKWLIFNSPSNPSGAAYSEAELKALTDVLLKHEHVWVLTDDMYEHLVYGDFTFTTPVQVEPKLYDRTLTMNGVSKAYAMTGWRIGYAAGPLQLIKAMDMIQGQQTSGACSIAQWAAVEALNGTQDFIPENKKIFERRRDLVVSMLNQAKGINCPTPEGAFYVYPSCAGLIGKTSPSGKVIETDEDFVSELLEAEGVAVVHGSAFGLGPNFRISYATSEELLEEACSRIQRFCAACR; from the coding sequence ATGGCTTTTCTCGCCGACGCGCTCTCGCGCGTCAAACCATCGGCAACGATCGCTGTCAGCCAGAAGGCCCGCGAACTGAAAGCGCAGGGCCGGGACGTGATCGGGCTTGGCGCAGGTGAGCCAGACTTCGACACGCCGGACAACATCAAGAACGCAGCCATCGCTGCGATCAATCGCGGCGAGACGAAATATACGCCGGTTTCGGGTATCCCGGAACTGCGCAAGGCGATCGCCGACAAGTTCAAGCGTGAAAACGGTCTCGATTACGATCCGTCCCAGACGATCGTCGGCACCGGCGGCAAGCAGATCCTGTTCAATGCCTTCATGGCGACGATGAACCCCGGCGACGAAGTCGTGATCCCGGCTCCCTACTGGGTGAGCTACCCGGAAATGGTCGCGATCTGCGGCGGTACCCCGGTCTTCGTCGAAACGACCATAGACAACAGCTTCAAGCTGACACCGGAAGCGCTCGACAAGGCGATCACGCCGAAGACCAAGTGGCTGATCTTCAACTCACCTTCGAACCCCTCTGGCGCCGCTTACAGCGAGGCTGAGCTGAAGGCCCTGACGGACGTGCTTTTGAAGCACGAGCATGTCTGGGTGCTGACCGACGACATGTACGAGCATCTCGTCTACGGCGACTTCACCTTCACGACGCCGGTTCAGGTGGAACCGAAGCTCTACGACCGCACGCTGACGATGAACGGCGTCTCGAAGGCTTACGCGATGACGGGTTGGCGCATCGGTTATGCGGCCGGTCCGCTGCAGTTGATCAAGGCCATGGACATGATCCAGGGCCAGCAAACCTCAGGTGCCTGCTCGATCGCTCAATGGGCCGCTGTCGAAGCGCTCAACGGCACCCAGGACTTCATTCCGGAGAACAAGAAGATCTTCGAACGTCGCCGCGATCTCGTCGTGTCGATGCTGAACCAGGCCAAGGGCATCAACTGCCCGACGCCGGAAGGCGCGTTCTACGTCTATCCATCCTGCGCAGGCCTGATCGGAAAGACGTCGCCGAGCGGCAAGGTCATCGAAACGGACGAGGATTTCGTAAGCGAGCTTCTGGAAGCCGAAGGCGTGGCCGTCGTGCACGGCTCGGCATTCGGCCTCGGCCCGAACTTCCGCATTTCCTACGCGACTTCGGAAGAGCTTCTCGAAGAAGCCTGCAGCCGCATCCAGCGCTTCTGCGCCGCCTGCCGCTGA
- a CDS encoding LysR family transcriptional regulator — MVAPLDWDKLRIFHAAAEAGSFTHAADALHLSQSAISRQVSALEHEVGTKLFHRHARGLILTEQGEMLYHTAHDVLLKLETVRARLTETSNKPSGKLRVTTTVGLGQGWLTEKVQEFLELYPEMQLQLILDNEELDVNMRHADCAIRLRQPQQPDLIQRKLFTVHLHVYASPNYINRFGEPKSPQDLDGHRIITFGEPAPGYLLGLNSLEVAGRTADNPRVPHLQINNLTSVKRAVQMGIGIAMLPDYMVGRDSGLVQLETTADAPSFDTYFCYPEEIKNAAKLKAFRDFLISKARNWNY; from the coding sequence ATGGTAGCTCCTTTGGACTGGGACAAGCTGCGCATTTTTCACGCAGCCGCCGAGGCGGGTTCGTTTACCCACGCGGCAGACGCCCTGCATCTGTCGCAGTCCGCGATCAGCCGCCAGGTCAGCGCGCTGGAGCACGAAGTCGGCACCAAGCTCTTCCACCGCCACGCCCGCGGCTTGATCCTCACCGAACAGGGCGAGATGCTCTACCACACGGCGCATGACGTGCTGCTCAAGCTGGAGACGGTCCGCGCCCGGCTGACCGAGACCAGTAACAAGCCGAGCGGCAAGCTGCGGGTGACGACGACGGTCGGCCTCGGCCAGGGCTGGCTGACCGAGAAGGTTCAGGAGTTCCTCGAACTCTACCCGGAAATGCAGCTCCAGCTGATCCTCGACAATGAGGAGCTGGACGTGAACATGCGCCACGCCGATTGCGCGATCCGCCTGCGCCAGCCGCAACAGCCGGACCTCATCCAGCGCAAGCTTTTCACCGTGCACCTGCATGTCTACGCGTCGCCCAACTACATCAACCGCTTCGGCGAGCCGAAATCGCCGCAGGATCTCGACGGCCACCGCATCATCACCTTCGGTGAGCCGGCACCAGGCTATCTCCTCGGCCTCAACTCGCTCGAGGTCGCCGGTCGAACCGCCGACAATCCCCGCGTGCCGCACCTGCAGATCAACAATCTCACTTCCGTTAAGCGGGCGGTGCAGATGGGCATCGGCATCGCCATGTTGCCCGACTACATGGTCGGCCGCGATTCCGGCCTCGTGCAACTGGAGACGACCGCTGACGCCCCCTCCTTCGACACCTATTTCTGCTATCCGGAAGAAATAAAGAACGCCGCAAAGTTGAAGGCCTTTCGCGATTTCCTGATCTCAAAAGCCAGAAATTGGAACTATTAG
- a CDS encoding helix-turn-helix domain-containing protein, whose protein sequence is MTPDDFRRWRKALGLKQKDAADALGLKKRVIQYYEKGDRDGKAVEIPVAVALACYAISQGVTRYDASELIYESE, encoded by the coding sequence ATGACGCCAGATGATTTCCGCCGTTGGCGCAAGGCGCTCGGGCTCAAGCAGAAAGATGCCGCCGACGCGCTCGGACTGAAGAAGCGCGTCATCCAATACTACGAGAAGGGCGACCGGGACGGTAAGGCCGTTGAAATCCCCGTTGCCGTCGCGCTGGCCTGCTATGCCATTTCCCAGGGCGTCACCCGCTATGACGCATCCGAACTGATTTACGAGAGCGAATGA
- the trxB gene encoding thioredoxin-disulfide reductase, whose translation MSERHTPVLIIGSGPAGYTAAIYAARAMLKPIVIAGMEQGGQLMITTDVENYPGYADPVQGPWMMEQMLNQAINVGAEIVNDLVVEVETDRRPFRVRTDGGQVFTADALIIATGAKAKWLGIESEQNFMGFGVSACATCDGFFYRGKDVAVVGGGNTAVEEALYLSNLAKSVTLIHRREGLRAERILQDRLFAKDNVSVVWNAVIDEITGTPAKPPMPPSVTGVRLKDTQTGEIKDLAVDGVFVAIGHAPAVDLFKDKLRMKPNGYLWSAPDSTATDVPGIFAAGDVTDDVYRQAVTAAGMGCMAALEVERYLAGYVHIAEAAE comes from the coding sequence ATGAGCGAGCGTCACACGCCGGTCCTGATCATCGGCTCCGGCCCCGCGGGATACACCGCCGCCATCTACGCAGCCCGCGCCATGCTGAAGCCGATCGTCATCGCCGGCATGGAACAGGGCGGTCAGTTGATGATCACCACGGATGTGGAGAATTATCCGGGCTATGCCGATCCCGTTCAGGGTCCCTGGATGATGGAGCAGATGCTCAACCAGGCGATCAATGTGGGCGCGGAAATCGTCAACGACCTCGTCGTCGAGGTCGAGACTGACCGCCGCCCCTTCCGCGTGCGCACGGATGGTGGGCAGGTCTTCACCGCCGATGCCCTGATCATCGCCACCGGCGCCAAGGCCAAATGGCTCGGCATCGAGAGCGAGCAGAACTTCATGGGCTTCGGCGTCTCCGCCTGCGCCACCTGCGACGGCTTCTTCTATCGCGGCAAGGATGTCGCGGTCGTCGGTGGTGGCAACACCGCGGTCGAAGAAGCGCTCTACCTCTCCAATCTCGCGAAGTCCGTGACGCTCATTCATCGGCGCGAGGGCCTTCGTGCGGAACGCATCCTTCAGGACCGCCTCTTCGCCAAGGACAACGTCAGTGTGGTCTGGAACGCCGTGATCGACGAGATCACCGGAACGCCGGCCAAGCCGCCGATGCCACCTTCCGTGACGGGTGTGCGGCTCAAGGATACGCAGACGGGCGAGATCAAGGACCTCGCCGTCGATGGCGTCTTCGTCGCGATCGGCCATGCGCCGGCCGTCGATCTGTTCAAGGACAAGCTCCGGATGAAGCCGAACGGCTATCTCTGGAGCGCGCCGGATTCGACGGCGACCGACGTGCCGGGCATCTTCGCCGCCGGCGACGTGACCGACGACGTTTACCGGCAGGCGGTCACCGCAGCGGGCATGGGCTGCATGGCAGCGCTCGAAGTGGAACGTTATCTTGCCGGCTACGTCCACATCGCGGAAGCCGCCGAATAA
- a CDS encoding DUF1499 domain-containing protein yields MKMFFVILVVVIGLIVLAAIVYGRERIWERMTGPADLGRYDFTQGRRSGSPNDALACTEGACTAPDITIATPDGSPAEIVARLAERLAAIEAHVRRIDDRSNPLYARFVIYTPLMRFPDTLDIEVTEHSDGAPAIRAYSRSKLGRSDLGTNRKRLEELFGVR; encoded by the coding sequence ATGAAGATGTTCTTCGTAATCCTCGTCGTCGTCATCGGCCTCATCGTTCTTGCGGCCATCGTCTATGGTCGCGAACGCATCTGGGAACGCATGACCGGACCGGCGGATCTCGGCCGCTACGATTTCACGCAAGGCCGGCGCAGCGGTTCGCCCAACGATGCCCTTGCGTGCACCGAGGGCGCCTGCACTGCGCCCGACATCACGATCGCGACGCCGGACGGGTCGCCGGCCGAGATCGTTGCCCGGCTTGCCGAACGGCTCGCAGCCATCGAAGCGCATGTGCGTCGGATCGATGATCGCAGCAATCCCCTCTATGCCCGCTTCGTCATCTACACGCCGTTGATGCGCTTCCCCGACACGCTGGACATCGAAGTCACTGAACATTCGGATGGCGCACCCGCCATCCGCGCCTATTCCCGCTCGAAACTGGGGCGATCGGATCTCGGCACGAACAGGAAGCGGCTGGAAGAGCTTTTCGGCGTCAGGTGA
- a CDS encoding Lrp/AsnC family transcriptional regulator, giving the protein MVFRADLDAIDMKILRELQREGRITNVELSERVGISAPPCLRRVRKLEEAGIIRGYRALINAQALGYDLVAFTMVGLIHQSDGNLKEFAAMTTTWPIVRAAWMVSGESDFLLHCVAKDLSSFQDFVVDTLTAAPNVDTVRTMLTIRQIKDEGEVAI; this is encoded by the coding sequence ATGGTATTTCGCGCAGATCTCGACGCGATCGATATGAAAATCCTCCGCGAATTGCAGCGGGAAGGCCGGATCACCAATGTCGAACTGTCCGAACGCGTCGGTATCTCCGCTCCGCCCTGCCTGCGCCGGGTGCGCAAGCTGGAGGAAGCCGGCATCATCCGCGGCTACCGCGCGCTGATCAACGCACAGGCGCTCGGCTATGACTTGGTGGCCTTCACCATGGTCGGGTTGATCCATCAGTCGGACGGCAATCTGAAAGAATTCGCCGCCATGACCACGACGTGGCCAATCGTGCGGGCCGCGTGGATGGTTTCGGGCGAAAGCGACTTCCTGCTGCATTGTGTCGCAAAGGACCTGTCGAGCTTCCAGGATTTCGTCGTGGATACGCTGACGGCGGCACCGAACGTGGACACCGTTCGCACGATGCTGACCATTCGCCAGATCAAGGACGAAGGCGAAGTTGCCATCTGA
- the carB gene encoding carbamoyl-phosphate synthase large subunit, producing MPKRTDIQSILIIGAGPIIIGQACEFDYSGTQAVKALKEEGYRVILVNSNPATIMTDPELADATYIEPITPEVVAKIIAKERPDALLPTMGGQTALNTALSLKRMGTLERYNVEMIGAKPEAIDKAEDRALFREAMAKIGLETPRSLLANATAIKEEDRKAHEALKAKIRADHSSDALDKALDDLETQWNLGESDRKQRYMSHAMAIAAQALDTIGLPAIIRPSFTMGGTGGGIAYNRTEFFDIISSGLDASPTTEVLIEESVLGWKEYEMEVVRDHADNCIIVCSIENIDPMGVHTGDSITVAPALTLTDKEYQIMRNASIAVLREIGVETGGSNVQFAVNPDNGRLVVIEMNPRVSRSSALASKATGFPIAKIAAKLAVGYTLDELDNDITGGATPASFEPSIDYVVTKIPRFAFEKFPGAEPTLTTAMKSVGEVMAIGRTFAESLQKALRGLETGLTGLDEIEIPGLGTDGDRSDDRNAIKAALGTPTPNRLRMVAQALRLGMSEAEIYASCKIDPWFLAQLKAIVDMEARVRAQGLPQDAENLRMLKSMGFSDARLAGLTGQSEKDVAKLRTALDVHPVFKRIDTCAAEFASPTAYMYSTYETPFAGELRSEAFVSDRKKVVILGGGPNRIGQGIEFDYCCCHAAFALADAGYEAIMVNCNPETVSTDYDTSDRLYFEPLTAEDVLEILRIEQSKGTLHGVIVQFGGQTPLKLAEALEKAGIPILGTAPDMIDLAEDRDRFQKLLVKLDLAQPKNGIAYSVEQARIVAAEIGFPLVVRPSYVLGGRAMQIIRDETTLSNYLLGTVPELVPEDIKARYPNDKTGQINTLLGKNPLLFDSYLTNAIEVDVDCLCDGQNVYVCGIMEHIEEAGIHSGDSACSLPVYSLPEDIVAQLKTQTEALAKALNVGGLMNVQYAVKDGTIYVLEVNPRASRTVPFVAKTIGAPIAKIAARIMAGETLSEALAAYGASAEPKKLDHIAVKEAVFPFARFPGVDTLLGPEMRSTGEVMGLDRDFTLAFAKAQLGAGVELPRDGAVFVSVKDDDKERVLPAIETLVSVGFRVIATSGTASFLKEHGITVERVNKVLEGRPHVEDAIRNRQIQLVINTTDGAKAVSDSKSLRRAALMQKVPYFTTMAGSVAAAKAIAALKAGNLEVRPLQSYFSI from the coding sequence ATGCCGAAAAGAACCGATATCCAATCGATCCTGATCATCGGCGCCGGCCCCATCATCATCGGCCAGGCCTGCGAATTCGACTATTCGGGCACCCAGGCCGTCAAGGCTTTGAAAGAGGAAGGTTACCGGGTCATCCTGGTCAACTCCAACCCGGCGACGATCATGACCGATCCGGAGCTTGCGGACGCGACCTATATCGAACCGATCACGCCGGAAGTCGTCGCCAAGATCATCGCCAAGGAACGGCCCGATGCGCTGCTGCCCACGATGGGCGGTCAGACGGCGCTGAACACAGCCCTGTCGCTGAAGCGCATGGGCACGCTGGAGCGCTACAATGTCGAGATGATCGGCGCCAAGCCCGAGGCAATCGACAAGGCCGAGGATCGCGCGCTGTTCCGCGAGGCGATGGCGAAGATCGGCCTTGAAACGCCCCGCTCGCTGCTCGCCAACGCCACCGCCATCAAGGAAGAAGACCGCAAGGCCCACGAAGCACTGAAGGCAAAGATTCGCGCCGACCATTCGAGCGATGCGCTCGACAAGGCGCTCGACGATCTCGAAACGCAGTGGAACCTTGGCGAGAGCGACCGCAAGCAGCGTTACATGAGCCACGCCATGGCAATCGCAGCGCAGGCGCTCGACACGATCGGCCTGCCGGCCATCATCCGCCCATCCTTCACCATGGGCGGCACCGGCGGCGGCATCGCCTATAACCGCACAGAATTCTTCGACATCATCTCCTCCGGCCTCGATGCCTCCCCGACCACCGAAGTGCTGATCGAGGAAAGCGTGCTCGGCTGGAAAGAGTACGAGATGGAGGTCGTGCGCGATCACGCCGACAACTGCATCATCGTCTGCTCCATCGAAAACATCGATCCGATGGGCGTGCACACGGGCGACTCCATTACTGTCGCGCCAGCTCTGACGCTGACGGACAAGGAATACCAGATCATGCGCAACGCCTCGATCGCGGTGCTGCGCGAGATCGGGGTCGAGACTGGCGGCTCGAATGTGCAGTTCGCCGTCAATCCGGACAATGGCCGCCTGGTCGTCATCGAAATGAACCCGCGTGTGTCACGCTCGTCCGCACTTGCCTCCAAGGCGACCGGCTTCCCGATCGCCAAGATCGCGGCCAAGCTCGCCGTCGGCTACACGCTCGATGAACTGGACAACGACATCACCGGCGGCGCGACGCCTGCCTCGTTTGAACCGTCGATCGACTACGTCGTCACCAAGATCCCGCGGTTTGCCTTTGAAAAATTCCCAGGCGCCGAACCGACCCTGACGACGGCAATGAAGTCGGTCGGCGAAGTGATGGCGATCGGCCGTACATTTGCGGAGAGCCTACAAAAGGCGCTGCGTGGCCTGGAGACCGGCCTGACCGGCCTCGATGAGATCGAGATCCCAGGGCTTGGCACCGATGGCGACAGATCCGACGACCGCAATGCGATCAAGGCCGCACTCGGCACGCCGACACCCAATCGCCTGCGCATGGTGGCGCAGGCGCTCCGTCTCGGCATGAGCGAAGCGGAAATCTACGCAAGCTGCAAGATCGATCCTTGGTTCCTCGCGCAGTTGAAGGCGATCGTGGACATGGAGGCGCGCGTGCGCGCCCAAGGCCTGCCGCAGGATGCAGAGAACCTGCGCATGCTGAAGAGCATGGGCTTTTCCGATGCCCGCCTTGCGGGCTTGACCGGCCAGAGCGAAAAGGATGTCGCCAAGCTGCGCACAGCGCTCGACGTGCATCCGGTCTTCAAGCGCATCGACACCTGCGCGGCCGAATTCGCTTCGCCGACCGCCTACATGTACTCGACCTACGAGACACCCTTTGCAGGCGAATTGCGCTCGGAAGCCTTCGTCTCGGATCGCAAGAAGGTCGTGATCCTCGGCGGCGGGCCGAACCGCATCGGCCAGGGCATTGAGTTCGACTATTGCTGCTGCCACGCAGCCTTCGCGCTCGCCGATGCGGGCTATGAAGCCATCATGGTCAACTGCAACCCGGAGACGGTCTCGACCGACTACGACACGTCCGACCGGCTCTATTTCGAGCCGCTGACGGCTGAGGACGTGCTGGAGATCCTGCGCATCGAGCAGTCGAAGGGCACGCTGCACGGCGTCATCGTCCAGTTCGGCGGCCAGACGCCGCTGAAGCTTGCAGAAGCTCTTGAGAAAGCCGGCATCCCGATCCTCGGCACCGCGCCGGACATGATCGACCTTGCCGAAGACCGCGACCGCTTCCAGAAGCTACTGGTCAAGCTGGACCTCGCCCAGCCTAAGAACGGCATCGCCTATTCCGTCGAGCAGGCACGCATCGTCGCGGCGGAGATCGGCTTCCCGCTCGTCGTTCGCCCATCCTACGTGCTCGGCGGCCGCGCCATGCAGATCATTCGGGACGAGACGACGCTCTCCAACTACCTGCTCGGCACGGTGCCGGAACTGGTGCCGGAAGACATCAAGGCGCGCTACCCCAACGACAAGACCGGCCAGATCAACACGCTGCTCGGCAAGAATCCGCTGCTCTTCGACAGCTATCTGACGAACGCGATCGAGGTCGATGTCGACTGCCTGTGCGATGGCCAGAACGTCTATGTCTGCGGCATCATGGAGCACATCGAGGAAGCCGGCATCCATTCCGGCGATAGCGCCTGCTCGCTCCCAGTTTATTCGCTGCCGGAAGACATCGTTGCACAGCTGAAGACCCAGACCGAGGCCCTGGCCAAGGCGCTGAATGTCGGCGGCCTGATGAACGTCCAGTATGCGGTCAAGGACGGCACGATCTACGTGCTCGAGGTCAATCCGCGCGCCTCGCGCACGGTGCCCTTCGTCGCCAAGACCATCGGCGCGCCGATCGCCAAGATCGCCGCGCGCATCATGGCCGGCGAAACGCTGTCGGAAGCGCTTGCTGCCTACGGCGCCTCCGCCGAGCCGAAGAAGCTCGACCATATCGCCGTCAAGGAAGCCGTCTTCCCCTTCGCCCGCTTCCCGGGCGTGGACACGCTGCTCGGCCCGGAAATGCGCTCGACCGGTGAAGTCATGGGCCTCGACCGCGACTTCACGCTGGCTTTCGCCAAGGCGCAGCTCGGCGCCGGTGTTGAGCTGCCGCGAGACGGTGCCGTCTTCGTCTCGGTCAAGGACGACGACAAGGAGCGCGTGCTTCCTGCCATCGAGACGCTGGTCTCGGTCGGCTTCCGCGTGATCGCGACGAGCGGCACGGCGAGCTTCCTCAAGGAGCACGGCATCACGGTGGAGCGAGTGAACAAGGTCCTTGAAGGCCGGCCGCATGTCGAAGACGCAATCCGCAACCGCCAGATCCAGCTCGTGATCAACACGACGGATGGCGCCAAGGCCGTGTCTGATTCGAAATCGCTGCGCCGTGCAGCGCTGATGCAGAAGGTGCCGTACTTCACGACTATGGCCGGATCCGTGGCAGCCGCGAAGGCAATCGCTGCACTGAAGGCCGGAAATCTTGAAGTGCGGCCTTTGCAGAGTTATTTCAGCATTTAA
- the greA gene encoding transcription elongation factor GreA, whose protein sequence is MVDKVPMTPSGFKKLQEELRMRQQEERPRIIEAISEARAHGDLSENAEYHAAKEAQSHNEGRITELEDLLARAEVIDLTKMSGDTVKFGATVKIVDEDTEEEKTYQIVGDQEADVKDGRISISSPISRALIGKSVGDSIEVNAPGGSKAYEILAINWG, encoded by the coding sequence ATGGTCGACAAAGTGCCCATGACGCCTTCCGGCTTCAAGAAGCTGCAGGAAGAGCTGCGCATGCGCCAACAGGAAGAGCGCCCGCGCATCATCGAGGCGATCTCCGAGGCTCGCGCCCATGGGGATCTCTCCGAAAACGCGGAATACCATGCCGCCAAGGAAGCGCAGAGCCACAATGAGGGCCGGATCACCGAGCTCGAAGACCTGCTAGCACGCGCTGAAGTCATCGACCTGACGAAGATGTCCGGCGATACGGTGAAGTTCGGCGCGACCGTCAAGATCGTCGACGAGGATACCGAAGAAGAAAAGACCTACCAGATCGTCGGCGACCAGGAAGCCGATGTGAAGGATGGCCGGATCTCGATCTCCTCGCCGATCTCGCGCGCCCTCATCGGAAAGAGCGTCGGCGACTCGATCGAAGTCAACGCGCCCGGCGGCTCCAAGGCCTACGAGATCCTCGCGATCAACTGGGGCTGA
- the ypfJ gene encoding KPN_02809 family neutral zinc metallopeptidase: protein MRWRGRRQSSNIDDRRGRSGGFGGAGPRMRIPGGVIRGGRGAGGIGSIFVLIVLGIILWAVGINPMILLDGGSGTPTSVEQQAGPSTQGLAPGQRDEASEFIATVLAETEDTWNGIMEAEGADYPEPTLVLFEGAVSSACGQASSAVGPFYCPNDQQLYIDLGFFNELAERFDAAGDFAQAYVVAHEVGHHVQNVIGVLPQFNQTRQQMGETEANALSVRVELQADCFAGIWGHYTAERGLLEAGDLEEALNAATQIGDDTLQRRTQGYVVPDSFNHGTSAQRREWFQRGFESGRLEDCDTFNGPV from the coding sequence ATGCGTTGGCGGGGCAGGCGACAGAGTTCCAACATCGACGATCGGCGCGGCCGGTCGGGTGGCTTCGGCGGTGCCGGACCGCGCATGCGCATTCCCGGCGGGGTGATCCGGGGCGGGCGCGGTGCAGGCGGCATCGGGTCAATCTTCGTGCTCATCGTGCTCGGCATCATCCTATGGGCAGTCGGCATCAATCCGATGATCCTTCTCGATGGCGGGAGCGGTACTCCGACGAGCGTCGAGCAACAGGCAGGGCCATCCACGCAGGGCCTTGCTCCGGGTCAGCGCGACGAAGCGTCGGAATTCATCGCGACGGTCCTGGCTGAAACCGAAGATACCTGGAACGGCATCATGGAAGCGGAGGGTGCGGATTACCCGGAACCGACGCTGGTGCTCTTCGAGGGCGCCGTTTCATCGGCTTGCGGCCAGGCGAGTTCCGCGGTCGGACCATTCTACTGCCCCAACGACCAGCAGCTCTACATCGATCTCGGCTTCTTTAACGAGCTGGCAGAACGGTTCGATGCGGCGGGCGATTTCGCGCAGGCCTATGTCGTGGCTCACGAAGTCGGGCATCACGTCCAGAACGTGATCGGCGTTCTTCCGCAGTTCAACCAGACGCGCCAGCAGATGGGTGAAACGGAAGCCAATGCGCTTTCCGTTCGGGTCGAACTCCAGGCGGATTGTTTCGCGGGCATCTGGGGGCATTACACCGCCGAGCGCGGGTTGCTCGAAGCGGGCGACCTTGAAGAAGCGCTGAATGCCGCGACGCAGATCGGCGACGACACGCTGCAGCGGCGCACGCAGGGCTATGTGGTGCCTGACAGCTTCAATCACGGCACATCGGCCCAGCGTCGCGAGTGGTTTCAGCGCGGCTTCGAAAGTGGCCGTCTTGAGGACTGCGACACGTTCAATGGTCCAGTCTAG